A single genomic interval of Primulina huaijiensis isolate GDHJ02 chromosome 7, ASM1229523v2, whole genome shotgun sequence harbors:
- the LOC140981149 gene encoding cold-responsive protein kinase 1-like, whose translation MTCLSFLCRRGLDSLSRHPEFGDDLAGVRNVNLYTSKELRIATNDFSPENKIGEGGFGSVYKGRLRDGQMAAIKVLSTESRQGVKEFLTEIQMISDIDHENLVKLYGCCVEGTHRILVYNYLENNSLARTLLVRGHSNIYFSWRTRVKICIGVARGLAYLHEEVRPHIIHRDIKASNILLDKDLTPKISDFGLAKLIPASMTHVSTRVAGTLGYLAPEYAVRGQLTRKADLYSFGVLIIEIVSGRCNTNTRLPREEQYILERTWKLYERKELVALVDTALDGEFDAEQACRFLKIGLLCTQDSPKLRPSMSNVVRMLTGEKDVDGLTITQPGLISDLMDLKVSAEPKSKPGHNQASSSCNSSNLGDSENSTAATSAPSSQMNTVFTMSDGRS comes from the exons ATGACCTGTCTTTCTTTTCTCTGTCGTAGAGGCTTGGATTCTTTATCAAGGCATCCTGAGTTTGGAGATG ATCTCGCTGGTGTCCGCAATGTTAATCTTTATACATCCAAGGAATTAAGAATTGCTACAAATGATTTTAGTCCAGAGAATAAAATTGGAGAGGGAGGATTCGGCTCCGTTTATAAG GGAAGACTGAGGGATGGGCAAATGGCAGCAATAAAGGTTCTTTCTACTGAGTCGAGACAAGGAGTCAAAGAATTCTTGACAGAGATTCAAATGATTTCAGATATAGatcatgaaaatttggtaaagcTTTATGGTTGCTGTGTTGAAGGCACACATCGAATTCTTGTCTATAACTACCTCGAGAATAACAGCCTAGCAAGAACACTTCTTG TCAGAGGTCACAGCAACATCTATTTTAGCTGGCGAACACGAGTTAAAATTTGCATCGGAGTTGCAAGAGGACTCGCATATCTTCACGAGGAAGTGAGACCGCATATCATACACCGAGATATAAAAGCAAGCAACATTCTTCTGGACAAAGACTTGACTCCAAAAATTTCAGATTTCGGTCTTGCAAAGCTCATCCCTGCCAGCATGACTCATGTCAGTACACGTGTGGCGGGAACTCT AGGTTATTTGGCACCAGAGTATGCTGTAAGAGGGCAGTTGACACGGAAGGCAGATCTTTACAGTTTTGGTGTTCTGATTATTGAAATTGTAAGCGGAAGATGCAACACTAATACACGATTACCTCGAGAAGAACAGTATATACTTGAAAGG ACATGGAAACTTTACGAGAGAAAGGAGCTCGTAGCACTAGTGGACACAGCACTTGATGGAGAATTTGATGCCGAACAAGCCTGCAGATTCTTGAAGATTGGTTTACTCTGCACTCAAGATTCGCCAAAGCTTCGGCCCTCCATGTCAAATGTTGTCCGAATGCTTACTGGTGAGAAAGATGTTGATGGACTCACTATAACGCAGCCTGGCTTAATCTCTGATCTAATGGACCTGAAGGTCAGTGCTGAACCCAAGTCGAAGCCTGGACATAATCAAGCTTCTTCGAGCTGCAATTCGTCTAATTTAGGTGATTCGGAAAATTCCACGGCTGCAACCTCAGCACCATCTTCGCAGATGAACACCGTGTTTACGATGTCTGATGGCAGGAGCTGA